A window from Enterocloster bolteae encodes these proteins:
- a CDS encoding IS110 family transposase, whose amino-acid sequence MIYVGIDIAKLNHFAAAISSDGEILIEPFKFSNNYDGFYLLLSHLAPLDQNSIIIGLESTAHYGDNLVRFLISKGFKVCVLNPIQTSFMRKNNVRKTKTDKVDTFVIAKTLMMQDSLRFMALEDLDYIELKELGRFRQKLVKQRTRLKIQLTSYVDQAFPELQYFFKSGLHQNSVYAVLKEAPTPNAIASMHLTHLAHTLEVASHGHFGKDKARELRVLAQKSVGVNDSSLSIQITHTIEQIELLDSQLFSTELEMANLVTCLHSVIMTIPGIGVVNGGMILGEIGDIHRFSNPKKLLAFAGLDPTVYQSGNFQAHRTRMSKRGSKVLRYALMNAAHNVVKNNATFKAYYDAKRAEGRTHYNALGHCAGKLVRVIWKMLTDEVAFNLE is encoded by the coding sequence ATGATTTACGTAGGCATTGATATTGCCAAACTCAACCATTTCGCCGCCGCGATTTCTTCCGACGGCGAAATACTCATCGAGCCGTTCAAATTTTCTAATAACTATGATGGCTTCTATCTACTGCTTTCTCATCTGGCACCACTTGACCAGAACAGTATCATCATAGGTCTTGAATCAACGGCACACTACGGTGACAACCTTGTTCGTTTTCTCATCAGCAAGGGCTTTAAAGTGTGTGTTCTCAACCCTATCCAGACTTCGTTCATGCGTAAAAATAATGTACGCAAAACGAAGACTGATAAAGTCGACACGTTTGTGATTGCTAAAACCCTTATGATGCAGGATTCCCTTCGGTTTATGGCCTTAGAGGATCTGGATTACATTGAGCTCAAAGAGCTCGGTAGATTCCGCCAGAAACTTGTGAAGCAGCGTACACGCTTAAAAATTCAGCTGACTTCCTATGTAGACCAGGCATTCCCGGAACTACAATACTTCTTTAAGTCTGGCTTGCATCAAAACTCTGTCTATGCCGTCCTTAAGGAGGCTCCGACACCCAACGCTATTGCTTCTATGCATTTGACCCATCTTGCTCACACCCTCGAAGTTGCTTCCCACGGCCATTTCGGTAAGGATAAAGCCAGAGAATTAAGAGTTCTCGCACAGAAGTCTGTCGGTGTCAATGACAGTTCTCTATCTATTCAAATAACTCATACCATTGAACAGATCGAGTTACTGGATAGCCAACTTTTTTCTACAGAGCTTGAAATGGCAAATCTTGTCACCTGCCTGCACTCTGTAATTATGACCATTCCCGGAATTGGTGTCGTGAATGGCGGAATGATTCTTGGTGAGATTGGTGATATACACCGATTCTCTAATCCAAAGAAACTGCTTGCATTTGCTGGACTGGATCCGACCGTTTATCAGTCTGGAAACTTCCAGGCTCACAGAACCAGGATGTCCAAAAGAGGATCTAAAGTGCTACGCTATGCCCTCATGAATGCAGCTCACAATGTCGTAAAAAACAATGCTACTTTCAAAGCTTATTATGATGCCAAGAGAGCGGAAGGCCGGACTCATTACAATGCCCTTGGGCACTGTGCTGGCAAACTTGTCAGAGTCATCTGGAAGATGCTCACTGACGAAGTAGCATTCAACCTCGAATAA
- a CDS encoding mandelate racemase/muconate lactonizing enzyme family protein — MTAGKMNVKEKIKDIHFYRAVSDISRPIADSTHTISQIGFYIVELMTAEGVRGQGYVLSFHYSPGAMEGALRDVCSFISAGEYAVYDTVLARADWDREAEYFGNTGINNCAIAAVNLAMWDAWGHTCRQPVWKMLGANRRRIPVYGSGGWISYTDQELLEEVLDYKKRGFKAVKIKVGSGSIERDAERLAKCREALGDSVKIMMDANQGFNVPDALELARRASSMGIQWFEEPVVHTDYAGYQLLRNQCGIALAMGEREYDFEALKQLSVRNALDLWQPDIVRLGGVEAWRESAALAEAFGLPVLPHYYKDYDVPLLCTVRSPYGAESFDWIDGIIDNAMEIENGFASPREGDGWGFRFREECMTEV, encoded by the coding sequence ATGACTGCAGGTAAAATGAATGTAAAAGAAAAGATAAAGGATATACATTTTTACAGGGCTGTGTCTGATATCAGCAGACCCATTGCGGATTCCACACACACAATCAGCCAAATCGGTTTTTATATTGTGGAGCTGATGACAGCGGAGGGTGTAAGGGGCCAGGGGTATGTGCTGTCCTTCCACTATTCTCCGGGAGCAATGGAGGGAGCGCTCAGGGATGTCTGCAGCTTTATCAGCGCGGGAGAGTACGCTGTATATGATACGGTGCTGGCCAGGGCTGACTGGGACCGGGAGGCGGAATACTTTGGCAATACGGGAATCAACAACTGCGCCATTGCTGCCGTGAACCTGGCCATGTGGGATGCCTGGGGACATACATGCCGCCAGCCGGTGTGGAAGATGCTGGGGGCCAACCGGAGAAGGATACCTGTATACGGCAGCGGCGGCTGGATTTCCTACACGGACCAGGAACTGCTGGAGGAAGTGCTGGATTATAAAAAGAGAGGTTTTAAGGCCGTTAAAATCAAGGTTGGTTCGGGAAGCATCGAACGTGATGCGGAACGTCTGGCAAAGTGCAGGGAGGCGCTGGGGGACAGTGTGAAAATCATGATGGACGCCAATCAGGGATTCAATGTGCCGGATGCGCTGGAGCTGGCCCGCAGGGCTTCCTCCATGGGAATACAGTGGTTTGAGGAGCCGGTGGTCCACACGGACTATGCCGGATACCAGCTTTTGAGAAACCAGTGCGGCATTGCGCTGGCCATGGGGGAGCGGGAATATGATTTTGAGGCTTTAAAACAGCTTTCAGTGCGCAACGCCCTGGATTTATGGCAGCCGGACATCGTCCGGCTGGGAGGGGTGGAGGCGTGGAGGGAATCCGCTGCCCTGGCTGAGGCCTTCGGATTGCCGGTCCTGCCCCATTATTATAAGGATTACGATGTCCCACTGCTGTGTACGGTCAGGAGTCCTTATGGAGCAGAGTCCTTTGACTGGATTGACGGCATCATAGATAATGCCATGGAGATAGAAAACGGATTTGCCAGTCCCAGGGAAGGGGACGGATGGGGATTTCGTTTCAGGGAGGAGTGTATGACAGAAGTATAG
- the pyrF gene encoding orotidine-5'-phosphate decarboxylase yields MISQLIEKIKKTNAPICVGLDPMLSYVPEHVVKKSLDAYGETLEGAADAIWQFNKEIIDHTFDLIPAVKPQIAMYEQFGIEGLTVYKRTVDYCHEKGLIVIGDAKRGDIGSTSAAYAAGHLGRVQVGSKSLSGFNVDILTVNPYLGTDGVKPFVDVCRSEDKGLFVLVKTSNPSSGEFQDRLIDGKPLYEWVAAKVEEWGAGCMDGEYSNVGAVVGATYPEMSEILRKLMPHTYFLVPGYGAQGGTAADLKHCFNQDGLGAVVNSSRGIIAAYKQEKYKNFGPEHFGEASRQAVIDMVADISSVL; encoded by the coding sequence ATGATAAGCCAGTTAATTGAAAAAATAAAGAAAACCAATGCCCCAATCTGCGTAGGACTGGATCCCATGCTGTCCTATGTGCCGGAACATGTGGTAAAGAAATCCCTGGATGCTTACGGAGAGACACTGGAGGGGGCTGCCGATGCCATCTGGCAGTTTAATAAGGAAATCATTGACCATACATTTGACCTGATTCCGGCTGTAAAGCCGCAGATTGCCATGTATGAGCAGTTCGGCATCGAAGGACTGACCGTATATAAGAGGACTGTGGACTACTGCCATGAAAAGGGACTGATTGTTATTGGCGACGCCAAGAGAGGCGATATCGGCTCCACATCCGCTGCCTATGCAGCAGGCCATCTTGGCAGGGTGCAGGTGGGAAGCAAATCCTTAAGCGGATTCAATGTGGATATACTTACTGTAAACCCATATCTGGGAACAGACGGCGTGAAGCCCTTTGTGGATGTATGCAGGAGTGAGGACAAGGGCCTTTTCGTTCTGGTCAAGACCTCCAATCCGTCCAGCGGCGAATTCCAGGACCGCCTGATTGACGGTAAGCCCCTCTATGAGTGGGTGGCCGCCAAAGTGGAGGAGTGGGGTGCCGGCTGTATGGACGGTGAGTACAGCAATGTGGGCGCTGTTGTAGGCGCCACCTATCCTGAGATGAGCGAGATTCTGAGAAAGCTCATGCCCCACACCTATTTCCTGGTACCCGGATACGGGGCACAGGGAGGAACAGCCGCTGACCTGAAGCATTGTTTTAATCAGGACGGGCTTGGCGCTGTGGTTAACTCCTCCAGAGGAATCATTGCGGCTTACAAACAGGAAAAGTATAAGAACTTCGGGCCGGAGCACTTCGGCGAGGCATCCAGACAGGCAGTGATTGACATGGTTGCTGATATCAGCAGCGTACTGTAA
- a CDS encoding VanZ family protein, with product MIRNTTKRQKLGWVLFILYLCFLAYFMFFSESFGRTDTDRGYQYNLVPFKEITRYFRYYDVLGPTLFMINMIGNVAAFMPFGFFLPIISRRSKKWYNTVMFGFVFSLMLETLQLVFKVGSFDVDDMLLNTLGAAAGYLCYRLVQWTRCKLRKRRLSR from the coding sequence ATGATAAGAAATACAACAAAGCGTCAAAAGCTGGGCTGGGTATTATTCATACTGTATCTTTGCTTTCTGGCGTATTTCATGTTTTTTTCAGAATCCTTCGGGCGCACAGACACTGACAGGGGGTACCAGTATAATCTGGTGCCCTTTAAGGAAATTACGCGGTATTTCCGGTATTATGACGTGTTGGGCCCCACATTGTTCATGATTAACATGATAGGAAATGTGGCGGCCTTCATGCCTTTTGGGTTCTTTCTCCCCATTATCAGCAGACGCAGCAAAAAGTGGTACAACACGGTTATGTTCGGCTTTGTTTTCAGTCTGATGTTAGAGACTCTGCAGCTGGTGTTCAAGGTGGGAAGCTTTGATGTGGATGATATGCTGCTCAACACCCTGGGAGCAGCCGCAGGTTATCTGTGTTACCGCCTGGTACAATGGACCCGGTGCAAATTGAGAAAAAGGAGGCTTTCCCGTTGA
- a CDS encoding dihydroorotate dehydrogenase: MNMSVNIAGVEFKNPVMEASGTFGSGMEYSEFVDLNRLGAVVTKGVASVPWPGNPTPRIAEVYGGMLNAIGLQNPGIDVFTKRDIPFLKQYDTKIVVNVCGKTTEEYIDVVERLGDQPVDMLEINISCPNVKEGGIAFGQDPKAVEAITREVKAHARQPIIMKLSPNVTDITVMARAAEAGGADAISLINTLTGMKIDIHKRAFALANRTGGLSGPAVKPVAVRMVYQVAQAVKVPIIGMGGIRNADDALEFILAGATAVAIGTANFHNPYATVETVDGIRAYMETYGIGDIRDLIGAVR; encoded by the coding sequence ATGAATATGAGTGTAAATATTGCCGGTGTGGAATTTAAGAATCCGGTAATGGAAGCGTCGGGCACATTTGGTTCCGGCATGGAATACAGTGAGTTTGTGGATTTAAACCGTCTGGGCGCAGTGGTTACCAAGGGTGTGGCAAGTGTGCCGTGGCCGGGCAACCCAACTCCCAGGATAGCGGAAGTATACGGCGGCATGCTCAATGCCATCGGCCTTCAGAATCCGGGCATTGACGTGTTCACAAAGAGGGATATTCCCTTTTTAAAACAGTATGACACAAAAATCGTGGTCAATGTCTGCGGAAAGACCACGGAGGAATATATTGATGTGGTGGAGCGTCTTGGGGACCAGCCGGTGGATATGCTGGAAATTAATATATCCTGTCCCAATGTAAAAGAAGGCGGTATCGCTTTCGGCCAGGACCCAAAGGCGGTGGAGGCCATTACCAGGGAGGTAAAGGCACATGCAAGGCAGCCCATCATCATGAAGCTGAGCCCCAATGTGACGGATATCACTGTCATGGCCAGGGCGGCAGAGGCTGGCGGGGCAGATGCCATTTCATTAATTAATACCCTTACAGGCATGAAGATTGACATTCACAAAAGGGCATTCGCGCTGGCCAACAGGACAGGAGGACTGTCTGGTCCTGCTGTGAAGCCGGTGGCTGTGCGCATGGTATACCAGGTTGCCCAGGCAGTGAAGGTTCCTATCATCGGCATGGGAGGAATCAGAAATGCAGATGACGCCCTGGAGTTCATACTGGCAGGCGCCACGGCTGTTGCCATCGGCACGGCCAATTTCCATAACCCCTATGCCACGGTGGAGACTGTGGATGGAATCCGGGCATATATGGAAACGTACGGTATCGGAGATATCCGGGACCTTATAGGGGCTGTGAGGTAG
- the uxaC gene encoding glucuronate isomerase has product MGSDCFSEEFLLTNPTGSRLYHSYGERLPIVDYHCHLEAREICENREFKDLGEMWLAHDHYKWRAMRTFGISEEYITGTKSYYEKFLKFAQIMPYLAGNPLYIWCALELKRYFDIEEPLGPDNAEEIYRRTNQRIRQLHMTPGWCLERSGVELLSTTEDPADSLEYHMKIKENAVLKTRILTAFRPDRAFYCERKTFSDYMKILSQAAGQEIVDFSSMMGALEQRLAFFAEFGTTVSDNGIAHIVWEEYTEAQAEDIFQKAAAGEQLSEVEINRYKSAFLIEMAKLYKKYHFVMQLHIGTYLDANHRKVQEIGQSTGFDCVDDSTSVKSVGRILDRLTELDQLPKTILYPLNPAQMEPFAVLAAGFCDGTVRGKVQLGAPWWFNDQPFGIMRQFGGAGNLYPLSLSVGMLTDSRSFLSYPRHELYRRCLCSYLGELVERGEYFSGEKYLKEIIEGICYRNVKEYFGW; this is encoded by the coding sequence TTGGGTTCTGATTGTTTTTCCGAGGAGTTTCTTCTGACAAACCCCACGGGAAGCCGGCTGTACCACAGCTATGGGGAGAGGCTTCCTATTGTGGATTACCACTGCCATCTGGAGGCCAGGGAAATCTGTGAAAACAGGGAGTTCAAGGATTTGGGTGAAATGTGGCTGGCTCATGACCATTATAAATGGAGGGCCATGCGCACATTCGGAATCAGCGAGGAGTATATCACCGGAACAAAAAGCTACTATGAAAAATTTCTGAAATTTGCGCAGATCATGCCCTATCTTGCAGGCAATCCCCTTTATATATGGTGCGCCCTGGAGCTGAAGCGGTACTTTGACATAGAGGAACCCCTTGGACCGGATAATGCGGAGGAGATTTACCGGCGCACCAACCAGCGGATCAGGCAGCTTCACATGACGCCCGGATGGTGTCTGGAACGGTCCGGGGTAGAACTGCTCAGCACCACGGAGGATCCGGCGGACAGCCTGGAATATCACATGAAAATAAAGGAGAATGCAGTTTTAAAGACGCGCATTCTCACGGCCTTCAGGCCTGACAGGGCATTTTACTGCGAGCGGAAGACATTTTCGGATTATATGAAAATCCTTTCCCAGGCAGCGGGGCAGGAAATCGTGGATTTTTCCTCCATGATGGGAGCGCTGGAACAACGTCTGGCATTTTTTGCGGAATTTGGAACAACGGTCAGCGACAACGGCATTGCCCACATTGTGTGGGAGGAATACACCGAGGCCCAGGCGGAGGACATTTTTCAAAAGGCTGCGGCTGGGGAGCAGTTATCAGAGGTGGAAATAAACAGGTATAAATCCGCGTTCCTGATTGAAATGGCAAAGCTCTATAAAAAATATCATTTTGTGATGCAGCTTCATATCGGTACCTATCTGGACGCCAATCACAGGAAGGTGCAGGAAATCGGGCAGTCCACAGGTTTTGACTGTGTGGATGACTCCACGTCCGTAAAATCCGTGGGACGTATCCTGGACCGGCTGACAGAGCTTGATCAGCTTCCAAAGACAATTCTGTATCCCTTAAACCCTGCGCAGATGGAACCCTTTGCCGTTCTGGCAGCAGGCTTCTGCGACGGCACGGTAAGGGGGAAGGTACAGCTGGGCGCTCCCTGGTGGTTCAACGACCAGCCCTTCGGCATCATGCGCCAGTTTGGCGGAGCAGGGAATCTGTATCCCCTGAGCCTGTCCGTTGGAATGCTGACGGATTCCAGGAGTTTCTTAAGTTATCCGCGCCATGAGCTTTACCGCCGCTGTCTCTGCAGCTATCTGGGAGAACTGGTGGAGCGCGGAGAATATTTCTCCGGCGAGAAATATCTGAAGGAAATAATAGAAGGAATATGCTACAGGAATGTAAAAGAATACTTTGGATGGTGA
- the pyrE gene encoding orotate phosphoribosyltransferase — protein MENYKQEFIDFMVESSVLKFGDFTLKSGRKSPFFMNAGSYVTGTQLRKLGEYYAKAIHDNFGLDFDVLFGPAYKGIPLSVATTMAISELYGKDIRYCSNRKEVKDHGDTGILLGSPIKDGDKVVIIEDVTTSGKSIEETFPIIKAQGDVEIKGLMVSLNRMERGKGTRSALDEIKDLYGFPTAAIVSMADVVEHLYNKEINGKVVIDDQIKAAIDAYYEQYGAQA, from the coding sequence ATGGAAAACTATAAGCAGGAATTTATAGATTTTATGGTGGAAAGCAGTGTGCTAAAATTTGGCGACTTCACATTAAAGAGCGGACGTAAGTCCCCGTTTTTCATGAATGCGGGAAGCTATGTCACAGGAACCCAGCTGAGAAAATTAGGAGAGTACTACGCAAAGGCCATCCATGACAATTTCGGACTGGATTTTGATGTGCTCTTTGGGCCGGCTTATAAGGGGATTCCCTTAAGCGTGGCAACCACCATGGCAATCAGTGAGCTGTACGGAAAAGACATCCGTTACTGCTCCAACCGCAAGGAGGTCAAGGACCACGGCGATACAGGCATCCTTTTGGGCAGTCCTATCAAGGACGGGGACAAGGTAGTTATCATCGAGGATGTGACCACTTCCGGCAAGTCCATCGAGGAGACATTCCCCATCATCAAGGCCCAGGGAGATGTGGAAATCAAGGGACTCATGGTTTCTTTAAACCGTATGGAGCGCGGCAAAGGCACCAGGAGCGCTCTGGATGAGATTAAGGATTTATACGGTTTCCCCACTGCCGCCATCGTTTCCATGGCAGATGTGGTGGAGCACCTCTATAATAAAGAAATAAATGGCAAGGTAGTCATCGACGATCAGATAAAGGCAGCCATCGACGCTTACTATGAGCAGTATGGAGCCCAGGCATAA
- a CDS encoding sigma factor translates to MGEEYQIVRLVYEAKKSPEAADSLISQYMNFIQAETVRFTQGAPTQVREDQLSVAMFAFYEAVQGYERGRGAFLPYAAASIRNRLIDYIRKEGRHQGLVSFDAPAGQEDDSHALLEVTPDEKNGIQLWNVRTATREELDEFRRNLSEYGISLSDVADNCPRQDRTLRACHKVLEAARSHPRLLEHLIQNRKLPVAELAELSGVSRKTMERHRTYLVAILLAYTNGYEIIRGHLCQISPGKEGTV, encoded by the coding sequence TTGGGGGAAGAGTACCAGATAGTCCGTTTGGTCTATGAGGCAAAGAAGAGTCCGGAAGCTGCTGACAGCCTGATTAGCCAGTATATGAATTTCATACAGGCAGAGACAGTCCGCTTTACCCAGGGAGCTCCAACCCAGGTCAGGGAGGACCAGCTTAGTGTGGCCATGTTTGCCTTTTATGAGGCGGTCCAGGGGTATGAGCGGGGAAGAGGGGCGTTCCTGCCTTATGCTGCCGCGTCCATACGCAACCGGCTCATAGACTACATCAGGAAAGAGGGGCGCCATCAGGGATTGGTTTCCTTTGATGCCCCGGCAGGACAGGAGGATGATTCCCATGCCCTATTGGAAGTAACGCCTGATGAGAAAAACGGAATCCAGCTGTGGAATGTGAGAACGGCTACCAGGGAGGAGCTGGATGAGTTCCGAAGGAATCTGTCTGAGTATGGCATCAGTCTGTCTGATGTGGCGGATAACTGCCCCCGGCAGGACCGTACCCTCAGGGCATGCCACAAAGTGCTGGAGGCTGCCAGGAGCCATCCCAGGCTGCTGGAACACCTGATACAGAACCGCAAACTTCCCGTTGCGGAGCTGGCAGAGCTGTCCGGCGTATCCAGAAAGACCATGGAACGGCACCGGACGTATCTGGTTGCCATTTTGCTGGCTTATACCAACGGATATGAAATCATCCGGGGACATCTGTGTCAGATATCACCGGGAAAGGAGGGAACCGTATGA
- a CDS encoding dihydroorotate dehydrogenase electron transfer subunit, which produces MAKVKITAAVTLQEQLAADIYDMRIKAPEIAESAVPGQFVSLYSKDGARILPRPISLCGIDKEKGELRLVYRIAGEGTKEFSGLTAGDTIDVLGPLGNGFPLEAGKKAFLIGGGIGVPPMLELAKALHELNKDEEDNLVQSVLGYRDSQMFLKDEFEAYGPVYAATEDGSFGTSGNVLDAIREQGLTADVIYACGPTPMLRALKAYAAEKGLECWLSLEEKMACGVGACLACVCRSKEVDDHSQVHNKRICKDGPVFRADEIEL; this is translated from the coding sequence ATGGCAAAAGTGAAAATAACAGCAGCCGTCACGCTCCAGGAGCAGCTGGCTGCCGATATATACGATATGAGGATAAAAGCGCCTGAGATAGCGGAGTCAGCAGTTCCGGGCCAGTTTGTATCCCTTTATTCAAAAGACGGGGCCAGGATTCTTCCGCGTCCCATCAGTTTGTGCGGCATTGATAAGGAAAAGGGAGAGCTGAGGCTGGTGTACCGCATTGCGGGGGAAGGCACGAAGGAGTTCTCCGGGCTCACGGCAGGCGATACCATTGATGTCCTGGGACCTCTGGGCAATGGGTTTCCCCTGGAGGCCGGAAAAAAGGCATTTCTGATAGGCGGAGGCATCGGTGTTCCGCCTATGCTGGAACTGGCAAAAGCTCTTCATGAGCTTAACAAGGACGAAGAGGACAATCTGGTCCAGTCCGTGCTGGGATACAGAGACAGCCAGATGTTCTTAAAGGATGAATTTGAGGCATACGGTCCGGTATACGCAGCCACGGAGGACGGCAGCTTCGGAACCAGCGGAAATGTGCTGGACGCTATCCGCGAGCAGGGCCTTACGGCGGATGTCATTTACGCCTGCGGTCCCACTCCCATGCTCCGGGCACTGAAGGCATATGCGGCCGAAAAGGGGCTGGAGTGCTGGCTTTCCCTGGAAGAGAAGATGGCCTGCGGAGTAGGCGCCTGTCTGGCCTGTGTGTGCCGGTCCAAAGAGGTGGATGACCATTCACAGGTACACAATAAGCGTATATGCAAGGACGGTCCTGTGTTTAGGGCAGATGAGATTGAGCTGTAG
- a CDS encoding aminopeptidase produces MDYRILLQEENDAVRERYELSMERIRSMDTEEMGLPYGCYFKKVSAFIRRIERLAKRVEETGLSGEDGLEGTSLTLEALQEENYALYQDILPENYRESFANPDYAVEVLGDGYGQLLSFLYTEIRADIVYAFEMRLMNITILNELFLEVYNLFAQAWEEGKNAPLEQLIKDSLYWFVSDYAEVTVDWRIREGLDPALSFGTDIVMKRDLTDLRYLYAYGEYVSETEIKLASFMNSLPQETIDQMASTYTEGFRKGFQVMGRDLKKKRTVVVEFQLGFERMIRRAVEYFREMGLEPICYRAAVESVNRRANGRRGYYGTSPNKQYDYDHRYDSALYMGNAFKERKLAVLRSAYETYRKEAAWCAGPALVETFGEEGFAPENKKAALALNAHQEALTLAYANESRQIVNQYMPGDETSFTIIAFPKPEIGPDFEAVFRETIRINTLDYEKYQKIQQCIIQALDEAGYVLITGRDGNETSMKVALHPLRDREKETNFENCVSDVNIPLGEVFTSPILKGTEGLLHVKNVYVEDYQFRNLRMVFKDGKVTEYSCGNFEEAGAAGDAGNDKGAGAAGNDKDTGDARRQGQALVKQVIMRNHDWLPLGEFAIGTNTTAYAVARRFSIGDKLPILIAEKMGPHFAVGDTCYSFAEDSPMYNPDGREVIARDNEISLLRKTDMSKAYFSCHTDITIPYSELGDIKAVRADGSRIDIIRQGRFVLEGTEELNEALDEADDGAAGLDCE; encoded by the coding sequence ATGGATTACAGAATCTTATTACAGGAAGAGAATGATGCCGTAAGGGAGCGCTACGAATTGTCCATGGAGCGTATCAGGTCCATGGATACAGAGGAGATGGGGCTGCCTTACGGCTGTTATTTTAAGAAGGTTTCGGCTTTTATCCGCAGGATAGAGAGACTGGCAAAGCGGGTGGAAGAAACCGGTTTAAGCGGGGAGGACGGGCTGGAGGGGACTTCTTTGACCCTGGAGGCGCTGCAGGAGGAAAATTACGCCCTGTACCAGGACATTCTGCCTGAAAATTACAGGGAGAGCTTTGCCAATCCGGATTACGCGGTGGAGGTTTTGGGGGATGGCTACGGCCAGCTTTTATCCTTTCTCTATACGGAAATCCGGGCTGATATTGTATATGCCTTTGAGATGCGGCTTATGAATATCACCATACTGAATGAGCTGTTCCTGGAAGTGTATAACCTTTTTGCACAGGCATGGGAGGAGGGAAAAAATGCGCCTCTGGAGCAGCTGATTAAGGATTCCCTGTACTGGTTTGTCAGCGACTATGCGGAGGTCACCGTGGACTGGCGGATTCGGGAGGGACTGGATCCGGCCCTTTCCTTTGGAACAGATATCGTGATGAAGCGGGATTTGACTGATTTGCGGTATCTCTATGCCTATGGGGAATATGTTTCGGAGACAGAGATAAAGCTTGCCTCTTTCATGAACAGTCTTCCCCAGGAGACCATTGACCAGATGGCATCCACTTATACGGAAGGATTCAGGAAGGGGTTTCAGGTCATGGGCAGGGACCTGAAGAAAAAACGAACCGTTGTGGTGGAATTCCAGCTGGGCTTTGAGCGGATGATCCGCAGGGCGGTGGAGTACTTCCGGGAGATGGGACTTGAACCCATCTGTTACAGGGCAGCGGTGGAGTCCGTGAACCGCAGGGCGAACGGACGCAGGGGATATTACGGCACATCTCCCAACAAGCAGTACGATTATGACCATCGTTATGACAGCGCCCTTTATATGGGCAATGCTTTTAAGGAGAGGAAGCTGGCCGTTCTGCGGTCCGCCTATGAGACCTACCGGAAGGAAGCCGCCTGGTGCGCTGGCCCTGCCCTGGTGGAGACATTTGGTGAGGAAGGCTTTGCTCCTGAAAATAAAAAAGCGGCTCTGGCTCTCAACGCCCATCAGGAGGCGCTGACCCTGGCTTATGCCAATGAATCCAGGCAGATTGTAAATCAATATATGCCGGGAGACGAGACCAGCTTCACCATCATTGCCTTTCCCAAACCAGAGATTGGGCCGGATTTCGAGGCTGTTTTCAGGGAAACCATCCGGATCAATACACTGGATTATGAGAAGTACCAGAAAATACAGCAGTGTATCATCCAGGCACTGGATGAGGCCGGCTATGTGCTCATAACAGGCCGTGACGGCAATGAGACATCCATGAAGGTGGCTCTCCACCCCTTAAGGGACAGGGAAAAGGAGACTAATTTCGAGAACTGTGTGTCTGATGTGAACATTCCGTTGGGAGAGGTTTTTACATCCCCCATACTGAAGGGGACAGAAGGACTGCTGCACGTAAAGAATGTTTATGTGGAGGATTATCAGTTCAGGAATCTGCGCATGGTGTTTAAGGATGGTAAGGTGACGGAGTATTCCTGCGGGAATTTTGAGGAAGCGGGGGCTGCCGGGGACGCTGGAAATGATAAGGGCGCTGGGGCAGCTGGAAATGATAAGGACACCGGGGACGCCCGCAGACAGGGCCAGGCCCTTGTGAAGCAGGTCATTATGCGAAACCATGACTGGCTGCCTTTGGGCGAGTTCGCCATCGGTACCAATACTACGGCCTATGCCGTGGCCAGAAGGTTTTCCATTGGCGATAAGCTGCCTATCCTTATTGCCGAAAAGATGGGGCCTCATTTTGCAGTGGGTGATACTTGCTACAGCTTTGCTGAGGATTCGCCCATGTATAATCCTGACGGCAGGGAGGTCATTGCCAGAGACAATGAGATATCCCTTCTCAGAAAGACAGATATGTCCAAGGCATATTTCAGCTGTCATACGGATATCACCATTCCCTACTCGGAATTAGGGGATATAAAGGCTGTCAGGGCAGATGGAAGCCGGATTGATATTATCCGTCAGGGCAGGTTTGTGCTGGAAGGCACAGAGGAGTTAAATGAGGCTCTGGATGAAGCGGATGACGGCGCGGCCGGGTTAGATTGTGAATAA